One Candidatus Saccharimonadia bacterium genomic window, TGTCGGAGCGCTTTGCCAAAGTACCGTCGGCGCCAGAGAACCCGACGCCGCTCGAAGCCATGAGCCACCGTCTACAGACGCCCGAAGGCAAGAAGCTCTATGCCTTGCGCAAGCAGATCCCGGAGCCGGTGTTCGGGATCATCAAATCGGTGATGGGCTTCCGTCAGTTCCTGCTGCGTGGGCTGGACAATGTCCAAGGTGAGTGGAGCCTCGTCACCATGGCGTGGAACATGAAGCGAATGTACGCCTTGGCGGCCGCCTGAAGCGGCCGCCCGCCGCGCGAGGCAGCCCTCGTGGCGATCGAATGCTCTCGGAAGTAGCCGGCGGCCCTCAGGGCCAGCCGACACGAGTCCACCAGTCACAACGGTGCGTGACGCCATCGTCCGCATACACACGAAAATCGAAACCTGAGTCCGACAGGCTGCTAGGTTCGCGCCTTCAGGACGTAGCTCTGCAGGTTCTCGCAAGCGCTCTTGAACATTGATCCGAAATACATGCGCGAGAGCGGACCGCCGATGGCGACCGCGAAGCGCGGCTCCATCGCCACGCGATAGGTGAATCGCGTCTTGGCCGGGGCAAGCTCCTCCAGCAGGTAATCCTCCGCAAGCGCATGGGCCAGCGGCATGGAAGCCCCGGTCAAGTAGAACGAGCAACGGCGATCCTGCTCCCATCGGAAG contains:
- a CDS encoding SRPBCC family protein, which codes for FDDERSWPKWFRAIHKVVWTSDRPHGVGSTRTVSLSTATVYEHFFRWEQDRRCSFYLTGASMPLAHALAEDYLLEELAPAKTRFTYRVAMEPRFAVAIGGPLSRMYFGSMFKSACENLQSYVLKART